In the Uranotaenia lowii strain MFRU-FL chromosome 1, ASM2978415v1, whole genome shotgun sequence genome, ACGTTCCTTCTTGATGTACGCTACCTTGCCACGGGGTGGAGACGAGAGTTGTGGTTTCTGAGATGCTCTTTCTACACTTGTTAGGCTAGGATTACGATGGACGGTCGAAACCTTGGCTACTTTCTTCCCCGGTGGTGCTTGCAGTTCCTCTTCTGCGAAATGGCAGTAAactttagtttttgaaaaaaaaaaataggtttgaACATTCTGCCAACTTACCACTCTTTCGCTTAACTGGTCCCAAactttcctcttccttttgcttGTCCCGCTTTGGGCAGCTGCAAACCTTCAAATTCAAAGATCTACGGCCCAGGATTTGTCCTGCTGCATCTTCCAAGGTAAAAATAATAGCAGTCTGGCGTCGGTTGATGATCCGGCACGAGTTCTGGCAAACAAACTGGAGCGAAATATTAAGCGATGCATTCTCGGTTTTGGTCATGCCCACGGGAACGATTACGGCGAGCCGTTCCTGAAAGGCCACGCCCTTCTCGTTACCAACGTACTGCGTGGTCGGATTAAAACAACGCATCACATGCGTTTTGATCGCATCCGTAATCGGTGGACTGCTGTTATCGCTACAGCGATGATTTTCGCATCGAAACACCGGATAGTGCAGGTCTTCCGGGGCAGAGCAAACCATCATCGCTCGGACATATAACTGCTGATAGGTGAACGTCTGACAGGACAGATTAAAAGTGCAAGCCTGTCCCATCTTGACGAAAACCTTGTTCAGACGAGAGCTGAACATCCAGCTTGATTTGCCACTGGTTTCGCCGTTCAGATCCACATTGAAATTGTACATCGGATCGTGATACTCTTCCAATGTTGGAGCTTTCTTCAGGTGATCCAACAGAACGGCCTGCAATGCCGGGGTAGCCGGTACTGAATCAGTTTCCATTGCCGGTGCCAGTTCGCTTGTTTCGAACTTGAACACATCCTGATAGGTTTCCAACGGGAAAACGTCCCCATCCAGGTTCATCAGTTCGCTTGTCTgaaagattttagaaaaaaaaattagtacctACACGTTGgcttttttgcagaatttttaaacacaCAACTTACCGCAATGGAAGACAGCAATGCAGCCTCACAGTCGTCCCTGTTTGAGTTGGTGTCAGAAAGAACAAAAATCGTTAGCATGCATTGAATAATTTGTCCTGCAttggttatttattttttatgttttttcgacagattccaactttttttttcattggtttttttctaatttgttttgctcttttttttttatttaatcttgaatttttttattcaattttttttttggttttttttgtcattttttttgtatacagTTCTTTAGGTTCTTTGATGtcattttctaacttttttcatgcttttaatttaatttttaatgttttcttcaataattttttacagttgtttacatttttttgattgttttttttctattcatcaACAACTGTTATATTTTAACTCTtttgtattattatttttttgtttttgtaattttttttgtttttattttttttcttttttttatgaaattttcatgtattttttatgattctaaatcattttttttttatttaatcttgaatttttttattcaatttttttttggttttttttgtcatttttttttttgtatacagTTCTTTAGGTTCTTTGATGtcattttctaacttttttcatgcttttaatttaatttttaatgtttttttcaataattttttacagttgtttacatttttttgagtgttttttttctattcatcaACAACTGTCATATTTTAACtcttttgtattattttttttttgtttttgtaattttttttgtttttatttttttttcttttttttatgaaattttcatgtattttttttaatgattcttaATCATTTTCTTaagttgtttacttttttttttgaatgtatTCTTTTTCATTCATCAACAACTTATTTTagctattttgtatttttttttttcttctatgtgATCAAAATATTGTAGAATTTTGTAGGATTTCATTTGAACATACGCAACCGAAACCCACAATCTCCAAGTTAGTATGTGATATTGGGGGATTGACGGCATATTTCGGCAGTGTGTCGAGGTTGACAATGGAACACAACTGTCACGGTAGTCTTTAAGCATTACCATAGTTTATCGTTGTAAGTTCGCTGCTTATGTTCACTCGTCTGAtggattaaaaatgtttgatagaTGGATCTGAAATCTGGTATCTGAATAGGCATTTTAAGATACGGTTGAAATGAAACCGTTAAGCAAGGCACCAACGTAGAAATTTTACTGATGGTAGTAGGTACGAATGAGTGGATAGTTATACGACCTTGGATAGTTTATAACCTTCACGATGGCATGCTCAAATTGCGGTACTAGTTGATCGTATATGAATATGTTAGTAATCAATCAGGAAATAACTTTCCCGAGGTcacaaatttttgcaattgtttgaTGTGGATTTTATCGAAGACACGAACGACGACCAATGCCACGACCCATCCCACCATTATAAGAAATTCACAAGCAACTAAAATTCGGAGAGTAAACATTATTACGCTTATACAGAATATCAGTCCATCCAGAATTTGGTATTAAAAAAGAGATAACTTACGTTGGCTGGTGAGTCTCTGGAATCTGGAATTTAATGTATCATACTCTGAAAATATGTACATATTGTTTATACAGTGCCCTCTACATTCTTCATTGTTcttctataaatttgttttttctcctttttttttattatgttgagttttaatgtttttgtctaatttaatttttattacttttatgttttcattttctGAATTTGTTATAATATGTAAATTATTTCGATTTGTTActattgattgtttgatttttataggaTTCGATTATCATTTAgtgaacaaatttattttttgattccgtttatagttatagtttttttttatattttatcactAGATTTACAGGCGAATTTCTATgttgaatttcaatatttttagaagaaaaaataattcattctAAACCATATACCAAGCTACGACAATTATTTTCTTGCTGAATTTaagccattttttcaatttaggtCGTGTAAATGTTCACAGGGCTCGAGAGAAGAAATAATTAACTCGTCACGACGGTCAGGAACGGGTACCCGTAAGGTCCTACGCCGTTTGGccttaagtcatttggcataaaagtctCCGCAACGCGAATCGAGACCATACATCATTTTAGTTCAAACGCGAAGTGTGAGGAGGCTTCCTCGAGATTTTGATCCATTATTTTAGGATGACCCCGTGGCCCCGGcaattatgccaaacggccattatgctaAACGGCTATCCCAAATGACTTTATGCCAATTGGTATACAATCTTCCCGTAAATCTAGTGTTAACGTTTAacatttctgtaaaaaaaattttttgaatctaatttgtcgaaatatttttatacaaCAGTTTCAAGTTCTTGTTACGCTACCACCATGGTAACAATATTATGTTTGTGTCGAAAAGACAACGAAAATTCTATTCTTGTTTATTGATCGGTTTTCTTACTCGAAAAGATTCATGCCAAAGGTAACCAGTATACCAGGTATACCAGTAATCGGGAATCGACAAATGAGGATTTTTGTACCCAATTCTCAAAACGTGGAATCGTTAGTTAGATCAATTAAGTAAATTTGCTTTTGATTTAGAGAAGACTGTAGTTATTACGggtatttttcggtgaaaaatacCGACATAACGATATTATTCagcgaccaaaaaaaatctttaaaaaagttctttaattttcaCCGAATATCCGGTAATTTAGATGGAATGTATTTAGTAGTGTTTACCAACATCACTAAATAAATTGCTCTACCAACCACTTTGTGTTACCGGAACCGGAAATGTGTGGCGGAAAGACTGAGGATCATTTTCCATTATCAATGATCCTCAAAAAACCTTGTTGCACTGTGTGGTcattatgtttgattttttacaatC is a window encoding:
- the LOC129742629 gene encoding cellular tumor antigen p53 isoform X2, with product MVDSQEIKMPQRQQQQQTIYDNEGHEDGTMGDRQVTGDDCEAALLSSIATSELMNLDGDVFPLETYQDVFKFETSELAPAMETDSVPATPALQAVLLDHLKKAPTLEEYHDPMYNFNVDLNGETSGKSSWMFSSRLNKVFVKMGQACTFNLSCQTFTYQQLYVRAMMVCSAPEDLHYPVFRCENHRCSDNSSPPITDAIKTHVMRCFNPTTQYVGNEKGVAFQERLAVIVPVGMTKTENASLNISLQFVCQNSCRIINRRQTAIIFTLEDAAGQILGRRSLNLKVCSCPKRDKQKEEESLGPVKRKSEEELQAPPGKKVAKVSTVHRNPSLTSVERASQKPQLSSPPRGKVAYIKKERSSELSPSSQNNHQRARSLTPLNSQELVEQTATNINIPLPGVPHAVKVTEYAFQLVAADLVRCVDDTQRKHLAAYLTQIRRLQKSLTSGRTATNNSNSSTDSD
- the LOC129742629 gene encoding cellular tumor antigen p53 isoform X1, with translation MISSDGNCFCKLEEHRGTASNNGGCCTPISIDRQQVVGSGHNQKPHRRFPSEGDIDKMVDSQEIKMPQRQQQQQTIYDNEGHEDGTMGDRQVTGDDCEAALLSSIATSELMNLDGDVFPLETYQDVFKFETSELAPAMETDSVPATPALQAVLLDHLKKAPTLEEYHDPMYNFNVDLNGETSGKSSWMFSSRLNKVFVKMGQACTFNLSCQTFTYQQLYVRAMMVCSAPEDLHYPVFRCENHRCSDNSSPPITDAIKTHVMRCFNPTTQYVGNEKGVAFQERLAVIVPVGMTKTENASLNISLQFVCQNSCRIINRRQTAIIFTLEDAAGQILGRRSLNLKVCSCPKRDKQKEEESLGPVKRKSEEELQAPPGKKVAKVSTVHRNPSLTSVERASQKPQLSSPPRGKVAYIKKERSSELSPSSQNNHQRARSLTPLNSQELVEQTATNINIPLPGVPHAVKVTEYAFQLVAADLVRCVDDTQRKHLAAYLTQIRRLQKSLTSGRTATNNSNSSTDSD